The genomic region GGATGCGATTGACCAGAAATCCGGGACTGCTTCTGACCGGCAGGGGAAGGCGATCGATGCTGCGGGAGAAGGCGGCGCCTTTTTGCATTAACAGGGGATCGGTCTCTCTGCCGGAAACCACTTCTATCAGTTGCATCTTCGCCACCGGGTTGAAGAAGTGCAGTCCGATCAGGCGTTCAGGGTTTTCGAGCACTTCACTGATACTCTCCAGTGGAATGCTGGAGGTATTGGTGGCGAGCAGGGTGTCCGGCCCCACTTTTGATTCAAGGTCGCGGAACAGGGTCTGTTTGGCCTCCAGATCCTCATATATCGCCTCGATGACCACATCCGAGTGCTTTACCCCATAGCCTCTGGGGTCAGGCATCAATCGGTCCATGGCAGCCTGAACCAACCGTTTGGACTTCAGTTTGCGTTGAAACAGTTTGTGGGCGCGGTTTACCGCTTGGGTGAGGAATTTCGCCTCCCGATCCTGCAGTGTGACGCGCTGACCTTTCAGTGCGCACCATGCAGCGATGTCTCCCCCCATGATGCCGCCGCCGATGACATGCACCTGGCGGGATTTGAAGTCGATACCAGCCGCAACCGATTTGAGTCGCTCCTGCAGGAAGAAGACCCGAATCAGATTTTGCGCCGTTGGACCGGTGATCAGCTGGCCCAGATTTGTCGCCTCACTGGCAAACATGAGCTGCTCGTTTCCCCCGGTATCACGCCAGTGATCGATCAATGCGAAAGGGGCGGGGTAGTGGGCTTTGCGCACTTTTTTGGCCGTGACTCTGTGCAGTATCGGCGCGAGCAATTGTCGCGCGGGGGTGATGTTCAGCAGTTTTTGCCAGCCTACCGGTTGATGGGGTGGCGGCGCCGAGGTTATCAATTGCGATGCGGTATGTTTCAGTTGGCGCTCCGGTGCCGTTTGATCCACCAACCCCAACCGTTTTGCGCTGCGTCCACTGATACTGCGTCCACCCAGCATGAATTTCATTGCCGGAATTGGGCCCAGCAAGCGGACACTACGCACACTTCCCCCATAGCCTGGAAAGATGCCGAGCCGGACTTCGGGGAAGGAGAGGCGGGTTCCCTCGTCATCCTGTGTTATGCGATAGTCGCAGGCAAGGGCAAGTTCGAGACCGCCGCCGAGGCAGAAGCCATGAATCAGTGCCAGGGTGGGACAGGCCAGATCCTCCAGACGTTGGAAGATTCTGTGAACATGGTGGATATGCGCCTCAACCTGGTCAGGTTGCTGGGCCTTGCGGAAGTTTTTGACATCTGCGCCGGCGATGAATCCAGACTTTTTGTCGGAGAGGATGATCAATCCCTTGGGGGGATCGGCCTCGATCTCCGCCAGTATGCCATCGAACTGCTCAAAGGCATCTGTAGAGAGAATGTTGACCGGTGAGTCGGCATGATCGAAATGGAGCCAACTTATGCCGTCAGGGGTTCGTTCCAATTTCCAGTGTTTCTTCATTTTACCGCCTCCACCAACATTGCGCCGCCCTGGCCGCCACCGATACAGAGACTCGCCACACCGGTCTGCGCATTATTTTGATGCAGGGTCTTTACGAGATGCAGTACCAACCGCGCGCCGCTTGCGCCGACAGGATGGCCGATGCTGATGGCGCCGCCATCCACATTCAACCGATCTCTGGGGATAGGTGCGAGAGTTTCGTCAATACCCACTGTATTCTGCATGTAATCGGCATCCTTCCAGGCAGTGAGGCAGGCGAGTACCTGGGCTGCGAATGCTTCATTGATCTCCCAATAGTCGATGGCTTCACTCTCCATGTTTCGGCGCTGCAACAACCTGGCCATGGCATGCACCGGGCCCAGTCCCATCTGACTGGGATCGAGCGCACTCCATTCGGTATCGATTATGCGGCCAAGTAACGGCAGATGGTGTTGCTCGACGGCACTTTCGGAAGCGAGTAACAAAAGGGCGGCGCCATCAGTCACCTGGGCGCTGTTGCCGGCAGTAACCTTGCCGACCGGGCGGTCGAAAACCGGTCGTAGACGGGCCAGCTTTTCCATGTCGCTGTCTTTGCGTAGTCCCTCATCCGTCTCATAGAGATTACCTTTGTTGTCGAAGATCGGTTCGATCTCATCCAGACGTTTTTCGTTGGTGGCCTGTGCGAGATGCTGATGACTCAAGAGGGCAAAGGCATCCATCGCCTCACGACTGATGTTGAATCGCCATGCAAGTTTTTCCGCAGTCTGTCCCATGGAGAGGCCGACGATCGGATCAGTCAGACCTCGCAGCAGAGCGATGATCAGCTGAAAATGGTGGGGACGCAGGGCGGCAAGCTGACGGCTGCGGGCGGTGAAACTCTTGGCCCGGTTCCATTGGCCGAGCCAGTTGAGCATGCGGTCGTTGATCAGTACCGGGTGGCGACTCATCGCCTCGGTACCGCCGGCCAGAACCAGATCACTTCGCCCAGTGGCGATGTTTTGTGCGGCACTGTCCAGCGCCTGTAATCCCGAGGCGCAGTTACGCTGTACAGTCCAGGCAGGCACCTTGTCGCCGCAGCCGATACGCAGCGCGGAAACCCGTGCGATATTGACCTCATCCGGACCGGATGAGACACATCCGAGGATGACTTCATCCAGTTGAGACGGACTGAAATTGTGCCGGGCCAGCAGTGGCCGTCCTGCGGCAACTGCAAGATCAGATGCCCGGAAGGGGCCGGGACGGCCCTTCATCTTTATGAACGGTGTGCGGCTGCCATCCACGATATAGACGGGTCTCTTCTCTTCCATTATTCCTCTCCGCTCCTGATGTTTTAATTTGTAGGCCGGATCCGCAAGCTTGATCGGGCCTACGCGGCACCAAGATGCCTGATCGATGAGCCACCCTGTTTTCTTTTCCCGTTGTTCATAGGTAACAGGCTATCGAAGGCGTCAACCTGTATGACTTGGTCTCTTAACTTCTGCGTCTCCAGCACGAGCTGGGCATCGCTCTCCGTAAGGATGCCGATCTCCACAGCTTCGGCGACCATCACTTCGTTTGTGCCGGGGTGAATTTGTCCTGCCCGTCTTGCCTGTCGCAGTGTCTTCTCGATTGGGGCTGATGCCACTGCGGCCGCTAACGCCTGGTCGAGTCGCGCCACAGGTTCGTTGAGATCGCTGTTGAGAAATATCCCGGCGGTAAGCCGTGTTCTGGCCTCACCCGGCTGCAGGATGGCGCCTGCTACGGCGTAGTCTAGGCGGTCTGATGGTTTGTGGTAAGGCAGTCCTGTGGGGAAGGTGAGCAGTCTCACTATCCATGCCAACGGGCGAAACGGCAGATTGCGAAAAATTCCGATGAAGGCTTCCTGCATGCGATAGAGAGAGTCCTCCATTGCCCACTGCAGCAGTGGAATATCGGTAAAGCGCTGATGCCCGTCGATAAAGTGCTTGAGGGTGGCACTGGCAATGTAAAGTTCGCTCAGCAAGTCACCCAGCCGCGCAGAGAGGCGCTCTTTGCGTTTGAGTGCACCGCCCAGGGTCATCAGGGCGAGATCCGCCGATAGTGCGAAGGCAGCGCTCATCCAGTTGAGCTGCTGAAAATAGTGCCCGGCCACACCCTTTACGGGACGCTCGGAGAGATGTCCACGAGTGATTCCGAGCCAAAAAGTACGCGCCAGATTGGTGACGAGGAAACCAATGTGTCCGAAGATCGCTTTGTCGAAGGTACTCAGCGCATGCTTCCACTCCTTCTCTTGAGCGGCGGAAAACTCCTGCAGGATATAAGGGTGGCAGCGAATTGCACCCTGACCAAAGATGATCATGCTGCGGGTCAGGATATTCGCTCCTTCCACAGTGATAGCGATCGGAATTGCCTGATAGACCCGGCCGATGAGGTTGCGTGGTCCCAGGCAGATACCGCTGCCGCCCTGGATGTCCATCGCATCGTTGACCACCTGGCGATAGCGTTCTGTGAGGTGGTATTTCACGATGGCGGAGATCACCGACGGTTTTTCACCACTGTCGAGCGCACTAACAGTCAGCAATCGGGCGGCATCCATCTGGTAGGTGATACCGGCGATTCTGGCAAGTGCCTCCTCGACACCTTCAAAGTTGCCGATGGGTTGTCCGAACTGACGGCGGACCGCAGCGTAGGTGCCGGTGTAGCGGCTGGCGGCCTTGCCGGCCCCTGTTGCCAGTGCCGGTAGTGAGATACCGCGTCCTTCGGAGAGACTTTCAACCAACATCTGCCACCCCTGGCCGATACCGGACTGCTCGCCGATCACCCAGTCGAGGGGAATAAAGACATCTTTGCCCCGGATGGGGCCGTTCTGGAACGGGATGTTCAGTGGCATGTGACGTTGCCCGATTTCAACGCCTTTCGTTTCACTGGGAATCAATGCAACAGTGATTCCCAGTGAGGTATCACTACCCAGCAGGTGATCAGGATCGTAAAGTTTAAAGGCCAGTCCAATGAGCGTGGCCACTGGACCCAGCGTGATATAGCGTTTCTCCCAATTGAGACGAATACCGAGCATCCGCTGGCCATTAAACTCGCCCTCGGTGACCACCCCACTATCAGGAATTGCACCTGCATCACTGCCGGCATCAGGACCGGTAAGAGCAAAACAGGGGATCTCCTCACCCTTTGCGAGTCTTCTGAGATAGCGATCTTTTTGCGTCTGAGTCCCATAGTGCAGCAGCAGTTTTGCCGGTCCCAGAGAATTGGGAACCATCACTGTGACGGCTGCAGCGATACTGCGGCTGGAAATCTTCATCACTATGGTGGAGTGGGCAAGGGCGGAGAACTCAAGACCACCATAGGCGCGGGGGATGATCATACCGAAGAGGCCCGACTGTTTGATAAATGACCAGACCGCTTCAGGCAGATCCTTGTCGTGATGAGTGATCTGCCAGTCGTCCAGCATTTTACAGAGTCGTTCGACTGGCCCGTCGATGAAAGCCTGCTCCTGTTCCGTCAATTGGGGTTCGGGTTGTTCCAGCAGCCGTTGCCAAACGGGTTGGCCACTGAAGAGTTCACCATCCCACCACACGTTTCCGGCATGCAATGCTTCACGCTCTGTTGATGACATGGCGGGCATGACACGCCGGAATTGTCTTAACAGTGGTCCGCTGATCAAGCGAAGACGCAGGTCCGGAAGCAGGTAGAAAAACATACCTGTACCGTAGGCAATCCAGGAAACAGTTGCCCCAAATATGCCGATCAGACCTCCCAGCTGCAGGGAGACGAGCAGGGCAGGGGGTAATAACACCCAGACGATAGCCTTGGCTGAACTGTAGGCCAAAGCCCACAGGACGATCAGAATCAGAAGAGTGCCAATTGCCGCCATCTTCACGCTCCCGCTGCTGTGCAGCTTTACATTAGGGAAGCTCTGATAAACTGGGTCATTGTCATCTCGACCGTAGGGAGAGATCTCAAACTACAGAGTGCTTAACAGGTTTCGAGGTATGAGATTTCTCACTACGTTCGAAATGACAATTAATCAGAGGCTCCTTAGGTTTTATTCTCTAACGGCTGATACGTTTCATCTCCGGTATTTGGTTTCACCTCATGCAGATGTGTCACCTTGGCGCAGGGTTCGCAATAATTCTGCGCCTGTTCCGCGAATTCAGACTCATTGTCGTTGTACATCATGGCTTCATCACACCAGGGCAGACGCCGATAAACACCCAAGTCGTCCAATCCAAGAAACGGATACTTGATGATGTTGAAATAGGGGGAATAGTCGAAATCCTTGGGCGTGAAGAGCC from Gammaproteobacteria bacterium (ex Lamellibrachia satsuma) harbors:
- a CDS encoding crotonase gives rise to the protein MKKHWKLERTPDGISWLHFDHADSPVNILSTDAFEQFDGILAEIEADPPKGLIILSDKKSGFIAGADVKNFRKAQQPDQVEAHIHHVHRIFQRLEDLACPTLALIHGFCLGGGLELALACDYRITQDDEGTRLSFPEVRLGIFPGYGGSVRSVRLLGPIPAMKFMLGGRSISGRSAKRLGLVDQTAPERQLKHTASQLITSAPPPHQPVGWQKLLNITPARQLLAPILHRVTAKKVRKAHYPAPFALIDHWRDTGGNEQLMFASEATNLGQLITGPTAQNLIRVFFLQERLKSVAAGIDFKSRQVHVIGGGIMGGDIAAWCALKGQRVTLQDREAKFLTQAVNRAHKLFQRKLKSKRLVQAAMDRLMPDPRGYGVKHSDVVIEAIYEDLEAKQTLFRDLESKVGPDTLLATNTSSIPLESISEVLENPERLIGLHFFNPVAKMQLIEVVSGRETDPLLMQKGAAFSRSIDRLPLPVRSSPGFLVNRILMPYLLEAIELLEEGVPGPLIDNAATRFGMPMGPVELADRVGLDICLAVANKLAPVFDLEVPEQLHVMVDQKQLGVKTGAGFYRYEKGKAIKENLDSQFHAPNDLADRMIFRLLNEAVACLREHVVDDEDLLDAGIIFGTGFAPFRGGPMHYIHSGGLTRMRQRLNELEQLHGDQFHPDSGWTNLSGA
- a CDS encoding acetyl-CoA C-acetyltransferase, producing the protein MEEKRPVYIVDGSRTPFIKMKGRPGPFRASDLAVAAGRPLLARHNFSPSQLDEVILGCVSSGPDEVNIARVSALRIGCGDKVPAWTVQRNCASGLQALDSAAQNIATGRSDLVLAGGTEAMSRHPVLINDRMLNWLGQWNRAKSFTARSRQLAALRPHHFQLIIALLRGLTDPIVGLSMGQTAEKLAWRFNISREAMDAFALLSHQHLAQATNEKRLDEIEPIFDNKGNLYETDEGLRKDSDMEKLARLRPVFDRPVGKVTAGNSAQVTDGAALLLLASESAVEQHHLPLLGRIIDTEWSALDPSQMGLGPVHAMARLLQRRNMESEAIDYWEINEAFAAQVLACLTAWKDADYMQNTVGIDETLAPIPRDRLNVDGGAISIGHPVGASGARLVLHLVKTLHQNNAQTGVASLCIGGGQGGAMLVEAVK
- a CDS encoding acyl-CoA dehydrogenase; the protein is MAAIGTLLILIVLWALAYSSAKAIVWVLLPPALLVSLQLGGLIGIFGATVSWIAYGTGMFFYLLPDLRLRLISGPLLRQFRRVMPAMSSTEREALHAGNVWWDGELFSGQPVWQRLLEQPEPQLTEQEQAFIDGPVERLCKMLDDWQITHHDKDLPEAVWSFIKQSGLFGMIIPRAYGGLEFSALAHSTIVMKISSRSIAAAVTVMVPNSLGPAKLLLHYGTQTQKDRYLRRLAKGEEIPCFALTGPDAGSDAGAIPDSGVVTEGEFNGQRMLGIRLNWEKRYITLGPVATLIGLAFKLYDPDHLLGSDTSLGITVALIPSETKGVEIGQRHMPLNIPFQNGPIRGKDVFIPLDWVIGEQSGIGQGWQMLVESLSEGRGISLPALATGAGKAASRYTGTYAAVRRQFGQPIGNFEGVEEALARIAGITYQMDAARLLTVSALDSGEKPSVISAIVKYHLTERYRQVVNDAMDIQGGSGICLGPRNLIGRVYQAIPIAITVEGANILTRSMIIFGQGAIRCHPYILQEFSAAQEKEWKHALSTFDKAIFGHIGFLVTNLARTFWLGITRGHLSERPVKGVAGHYFQQLNWMSAAFALSADLALMTLGGALKRKERLSARLGDLLSELYIASATLKHFIDGHQRFTDIPLLQWAMEDSLYRMQEAFIGIFRNLPFRPLAWIVRLLTFPTGLPYHKPSDRLDYAVAGAILQPGEARTRLTAGIFLNSDLNEPVARLDQALAAAVASAPIEKTLRQARRAGQIHPGTNEVMVAEAVEIGILTESDAQLVLETQKLRDQVIQVDAFDSLLPMNNGKRKQGGSSIRHLGAA